Proteins from one Phocoena phocoena chromosome 7, mPhoPho1.1, whole genome shotgun sequence genomic window:
- the POLR2D gene encoding DNA-directed RNA polymerase II subunit RPB4: MAAGGSDPRAGDVEEDASQLIFPKEFETAETLLNSEVHMLLEHRKQQNESAEDEQELSEVFMKTLNYTARFSRFKNRETIASVRSLLLQKKLHKFELACLANLCPETAEESKALIPSLEGRFEDEELQQILDDIQTKRSFQY, from the exons ATGGCGGCCGGTGGCAGTGATCCGCGGGCTGGCGACGTAGAGGAGGACGCCTCACAGCTCATCTTTCCCAAAG AGTTTGAAACAGCTGAGACACTTCTAAATTCAGAAGTTCATATGCTTCTGGAGCATCGAAAGCAACAAAATGAGAGTGCAGAGGATGAACAGGAACTTTCTGAGGTCTTCATGAAAACTTTAAACTACACAGCCCGTTTCAGTCGTTTCAAAAACAGAGAGACCATTGCCAGTGTACGTAG CTTGCTGCTCCAGAAGAAGCTTCATAAGTTTGAGTTGGCCTGTTTAGCCAACCTTTGTCCAGAGACTGCTGAGGAGTCCAAGGCTCTGATCCCAAG CCTGGAGGGGCGGTTTGAAGACGAGGAGCTACAGCAGATTCTTGATGACATCCAGACCAAGCGCAGCTTTCAGTATTGA